TTAGAGTAAGTTGTTCTCTTACTTTTTCATCTTTTAAAATTTTTTTTATTCTTCTTATATCATTTTGATTTGAATTATTATCTAGTAGTTTTTTAATTGAATAGTTGCTTTTTAGCATAATATTTTTCCCTCAAATTCTCTAACGGAAATATATTAGCTAAAAAATGTCACATCTTTGTCACGTATTTAAGTAAAGTTTTATTCTTCAGGATGCTCTTTTTTTATAAGACCAGCTTCTTTTAAAAATGGAGAATAAACAAAATCAAGTTTTTTAATCTTGTCATATTTTGCAAAACTAAGGTATAAAACATCTTTTGCTCTTGTTACTGCTACATAAAAAAGTCTTCTCTCTTCTTCGATACTTCCACCTTTACTCATAAGTTTTCTATTTGGAAATCTTCCATCCATAAGGTCTATAACAAATACTTCTTTAAACTCTAAACCTTTTGAAGCATGAACTGAAAGAAGATTTACTCCTTCTCCTTCACTCATCTCTCCACCACCTAAAATCATAGAGTTTACAAATTTAGAAAGGTCTTGAAAATTTCTTGCAAGATTTCTTAAAAGCATCACTTTTCTATTTATTTTAGCAAGAGCTTTTGTTTTTTGAATTATATTTACATTTCCATCTTTTTGTGTAGCTCTTTTAGTAGCTAAAGACTCTTTTAGTCTTGAATACATCATTGATGAAGTAACTGAAGATACTAAAGAATCAGGCACTTTAGTTCTTCTAATTTGCTTCATTAGAAGATAGAAGTCATATAAATATTTTGCTCCATCAACAGAAAGTTTTGGATGCTTTAAAATAGGATTTGATAAAAAGGCTTCTTCAAAACCACAATCTTTAAATTTTGAAACACTTCCAAGTTCTATAAAATCATCAAAAAGACCTAGCTGAATATTTTTTACACGATTTGATTGATAAGGATTATTTATGCTTGAATCAGGAGTAAATAGACCTTTAAATACATCTCCATGACCTAATTTTACTAAGGCATCAAAAATATCTTTTGCAATAGCTTTTCCAATACCTTTTCCATGTTCTAAAACATGAATAAAAGCCATCATATCATTGTGAGAGAGTTGCATTACTAAGATATCAAGTACAAATTTAATCTCAACAGAATCAAAAAATGACATTCCACCTTTTCTTTTTGCTGGAATTCCATATTCTCTTAAGTTTGCTTCAATTCCATCTGCACTAGAGTTATTCCTAAAAATAATAGCTATATCACTATGTGAAGTTGAACTTTGAGAAATCTTTTCTGCAATATGATGATATTGAGCAAAAAGTTCAGTAAATTCCAATAATTTTGGAGGAATTGAAACATCAGTTCTCATTACTTGAAGTTGTTTTTCATAGATTCTTTCATTATGTTCTATAACTTTTGTGGCAAGGTCTAAAATAGGTTTACTAGAACGATAATTCTTTCTTAACGTATATACTTTTGAACCTGGATATCTTGTAGAAAAAGTTGAAATAATTCCAATATCTGAACCATTAAAAGCATAAATACTCTGATCATAATCTCCTACACAAAATAGAGATTTTGGTCTAAAAGAATCAAGTAATCTTCCTTGTAAAGGGTTTGTATCTTGATATTCATCCACTAAGATTTCTTTAAAATCAAACTCTTCTTCTTTTAAAGTATCAAGCATAATAGTAAGTAAGTCATCAAAATTTGCATAACCATATTTACTTTTTAGCTCATTAAACTCTAAAACAACATCTTCATAAATAGCTGTATATAATTCATGGTCTGGATTTTTATTTTTAATCCAGTCTTCAAAACTTTCACCTTCATTAGAGTTTAGATATAGTGAATACATATCATACAAATATCCACCATCATAAGGATTTACTCCATCTTCTCTTTCATAAAATACTCTTTTTTCATATAAAGATTTAAAAAGAGTTTTTAATTCATTTGGTTGTTTAAGTGTAATATTTTTATTTAATTGTTTTAATAATTTATATGAAACTGAGTGAAAAGTTCCTGCCATAATTTTTGCTGCCATATCTTTTCCAAAAAATTTAGCAACTCTTTGTACCATCTCTGCAGCAGCTTTATTTGTAAAAGTTAATAATAAAATTTCATCTGGTTGTACACCATTATTGATTAAGTTTGCAATTCTTCCAACAATAGTTGAGGTTTTACCTGTTCCTGCACTAGCAATAATAAGATTAAAGCCTTTTTCACAGGTTGCAGCTTCGAGTTGTTCTTTATTTAAATTAGATAGGGGCATTTAGTTTATATTCTTTAGTAGTATTTTCATTGGGCGAATATTAGCATAATGATACTTATTTTTTGAGCAAAAAAAAAGCTCCCAAGGAGAAGGAGCTTTTTTACACACAAGGAAATAAGTTTTGGAAAACTTTAAAAAAATTCGCAATTTTAAAGTAAGAAGTTTCGCAATCTTCTTAATCCATAAGAAAATTATAATAGATGAGTATTAACTAAAGTAAAATAAAAAGTTAACAAAGAGTTAATGTGAGAGTTTTTTTATTAATTTATTGAGTTTTTTAGAGTAAAGCTAGCTGCTTTACTCTTTTTGCTTTGTAAAGATTACTCAGCTACAGACACTTCAACAGGAGTTGATTCCCAAATACCGTGTTTAGTACAGTATCCGTGAGCAACTAGATTTAATTTTTTAGAAGTTGGAATAATAGTAAAAGTTGTAGTGTTGTGTGCTTTTACATTTCCTAAAGTTCCAGGAACATAAGTAGCTTTAGCTAATAAAGTCTCTCCATTAAATAATGAAACAGATTCAATATAGTGATCAAAATCATCTGGATGAGTATATTCATTTCCCATTTTAACAGTTACTTCAAAAGGCTCACCTTTTGTAGCAGTTTCATTACAGTGGATAAATGGCGAGTGTCTATCAATTAAATCTTTTTTTGCTTCTCTTTCTACAGTATCTATATCAACATATTTGTTAATTTTTGGCATTTCTTCTCCTTAATATATAATGGCGTATTATACAGAAAAATAATTAAAATAGAAAGCAAGAACAATTATGATATTATCACGCTTATGAATAAAGAAGACTTTTTTATAAAACAATTTATTAGTAATACTAAACTTATTGGTGATGATGGTGCAGTAATAGGTAAATGGGTATATAGCAATGATGCTTTTTTTGAAAATGTACACTTTAAAAAAGAGTGGATGAGTTTAAAGCAAATTGCGAGAAAAGCAATGCTTGTAAATATATCTGATGCAATTGCAATGAATGCAAAACCAAAGTATGCCTTATTAACTGTTGCTATTCCAAAAGATTATACAAAGAGTGATTTAAAAAGTTTAGCAAAGGGTTTTAAAGAGGTTGCAAAAGAGTTTAATTTAGAAATCATAGGTGGAGATACAATTTCAAATGAGAAGCTTGATATCTCTGTAACAATTATTTCAAAAACAAAAAAACCAATTTTACGAAGTGGAATAAAAAAAGATGATTTACTCTGTTATACAGGAACTTTGGGAACTTCAAAAAGAGATTTAGAAAAACTTTTCAAGAAAGAAAAGCTTTCAAAAGAGTCAAAATTTATAAGACCAAAACTTCATGGAGAGTTTTTTTATAAAATTTCAAAATATGTAAATGCCTCTATGGATATTTCAGATGGTCTATTTTTTGAACTTGAAAGAATGTCTAAACAAAGTAGTGTAGGTTTTGAGTTTTTTTATAAAATTGATAAAGAGATAGGTTGTTCAGGAGAAGAGTATGAATTACTTTTTTCTTTTGAAGAAAAATATAAAGAGAAAATAGAAAAAATAGCTAAAAAATATGATGTACCTTTAACTATATTTGCAAAAGCTGTAAAGGGTAAATATAGTTGTGAGTGTGCAAATCATCATTTTTAATATAATTGGGATACATATAAAAGGATAATTATTGGAAGAGTTACAAAGGTATTTAAACCATTCAAAAATAGATGTTGTATTTAAACAAAGTAAAGATGATTTTGTAGTAACAGAGATACCTCTTTATGAGTTTAGTGGAGAGGGAGACCATCTAATTGTTAAATTTAGAAAGAAAGATTTAACAACTTGGGATGCAGTTAGAATATTTTCTGAACATTTAGGTTGTAAGAGTAGAGATATAGGATATGCAGGTCTAAAAGATAAAAATGCAATGACTATTCAACATATTTCTATTCCTAAAGAGTTTGAAGAAAAATTAAATAATTTTAACCATGAGCAAATAAAAATATTAGAAGTAACAAAACATAATAATAAAATTAGAGTAGGGCATTTAAAAGGTAATAGGTTTTTTATTAGATTAAAAAGAGTTAATTTAATAGATGCTAAAAAAATAGAACAAGCTGTAGAAAGTATTGTATCTTTTGGTATGCCAAATTATTTCGGTTTTCAAAGATTTGGAATTGATGGAGATAATTATAAAAAAGGTGAAGCTATTATAAAAGGTGAGTTAAAAGAGAGAAATAGAAAACTAAAACAGATGTTTATAAACTCTTATCAAAGTTATATTTTTAATAACTGGCTTTCAAAAAGAATAGAGATTTCAAAACTTGTGGACTCTTTTAAGGCAAATGAAATTTATGAGAAACTTCAACTACCTTTAGATGTTGTAAAAGAGATGAAACAACAAGAACACCCTTTCAAACTTATTCCAGGAGACTTAATGAGTCATTATCCTTATGGAAAAATTTTTCATGTAGAAAATTTAAAAGAAGAGGCTGAAAAGTTTTTTGCAAGAGATAGAGTTGCAACTGGTCTTCTTTGTGGGAAGAGAGTTAAAAAAGCAGAAGGATTAGCTTCTGAAATAGAAAAAGAGTTTGATTTTGATACTAAAGAGGATGGAAGTAGAAGGTTTGCATGGGTTTTTCCTGAAGAAGTAGAGACAGAATATAAAGAAGAAAAGAATTGGATGGAGTTACAATTTACTCTTCCAAAAGGTTCTTATGCAACTGAATTTATTGCTGAGGTAATTCATTAAAATATCTTTTTTATGGTTATAAATAATTAATTACTCATAACATTATTAAGGAAAAATAAGATACACTTTTCTTACTTTTGTTAAAAGGTTATATTATGACGTACGAGGATCTAATAAAGGACTTGTGTGATGTAATTAAAGAATCAGAGAATAATGCAGTTTCTATTTATGAAAATTTAGAGAATGTAGAAAACCTTATTTCTGAACTTGATATTCCATTACATAAAGCAAGAAAGGTTCAAGAACTGATTTCTAATTCTTTCGGTCTATTACAGCACCAAGACTTACATAGACAAAAAATTGAAAGAGTTGTAAATCATGTTTGTGAAACAAACAATATTGACTCAAGTGAGTATAATATTGCTTCTTCTGCTAAACATATATCAGGAAATGAGTCTTGTGATGTAGTTTCTGATGATGAGTTGGAAGCATTAATTAAAAGTATGCAGACAGCTAACTAAAATAAAAAGGTTTTTTAAACCTTTTTATTTATTCTTACAAGCTTCTTTTTTTAGCTTATTAAGTGTTCCAAATATTCTTAAAGATTCAATCTCTACTGCTTTAGCTTTTTCATTTAATACTTCATTAGCAGCTTTAGCAGCATTTGCATCTACAAGCTCTTGAAGTTTATTTTTTAGGCTTATATTTAATTTTTCTAGTTCTTCAATTGCTGTGTAATCACAATTTGGATTAATTTCTAAATACTCTTTAATCCATATAGATACTGTGTCACAACAAGATGTATTCCATTTTTCATATTTACCTAGTTTTGAATAGATACTATCTTTTAATTCAAGAACATCTACTTTTAATTTTGCAGTATCATATACTAAATCTACATTACAAACTTCTTCTCTAGCTTCTTGTAAGAAACTAGCTCTTGAAGCAGCAGTAACTAAAGAATTA
This sequence is a window from Halarcobacter bivalviorum. Protein-coding genes within it:
- a CDS encoding ATP-dependent helicase, with the translated sequence MPLSNLNKEQLEAATCEKGFNLIIASAGTGKTSTIVGRIANLINNGVQPDEILLLTFTNKAAAEMVQRVAKFFGKDMAAKIMAGTFHSVSYKLLKQLNKNITLKQPNELKTLFKSLYEKRVFYEREDGVNPYDGGYLYDMYSLYLNSNEGESFEDWIKNKNPDHELYTAIYEDVVLEFNELKSKYGYANFDDLLTIMLDTLKEEEFDFKEILVDEYQDTNPLQGRLLDSFRPKSLFCVGDYDQSIYAFNGSDIGIISTFSTRYPGSKVYTLRKNYRSSKPILDLATKVIEHNERIYEKQLQVMRTDVSIPPKLLEFTELFAQYHHIAEKISQSSTSHSDIAIIFRNNSSADGIEANLREYGIPAKRKGGMSFFDSVEIKFVLDILVMQLSHNDMMAFIHVLEHGKGIGKAIAKDIFDALVKLGHGDVFKGLFTPDSSINNPYQSNRVKNIQLGLFDDFIELGSVSKFKDCGFEEAFLSNPILKHPKLSVDGAKYLYDFYLLMKQIRRTKVPDSLVSSVTSSMMYSRLKESLATKRATQKDGNVNIIQKTKALAKINRKVMLLRNLARNFQDLSKFVNSMILGGGEMSEGEGVNLLSVHASKGLEFKEVFVIDLMDGRFPNRKLMSKGGSIEEERRLFYVAVTRAKDVLYLSFAKYDKIKKLDFVYSPFLKEAGLIKKEHPEE
- a CDS encoding class II SORL domain-containing protein → MPKINKYVDIDTVEREAKKDLIDRHSPFIHCNETATKGEPFEVTVKMGNEYTHPDDFDHYIESVSLFNGETLLAKATYVPGTLGNVKAHNTTTFTIIPTSKKLNLVAHGYCTKHGIWESTPVEVSVAE
- the truD gene encoding tRNA pseudouridine(13) synthase TruD, whose amino-acid sequence is MEELQRYLNHSKIDVVFKQSKDDFVVTEIPLYEFSGEGDHLIVKFRKKDLTTWDAVRIFSEHLGCKSRDIGYAGLKDKNAMTIQHISIPKEFEEKLNNFNHEQIKILEVTKHNNKIRVGHLKGNRFFIRLKRVNLIDAKKIEQAVESIVSFGMPNYFGFQRFGIDGDNYKKGEAIIKGELKERNRKLKQMFINSYQSYIFNNWLSKRIEISKLVDSFKANEIYEKLQLPLDVVKEMKQQEHPFKLIPGDLMSHYPYGKIFHVENLKEEAEKFFARDRVATGLLCGKRVKKAEGLASEIEKEFDFDTKEDGSRRFAWVFPEEVETEYKEEKNWMELQFTLPKGSYATEFIAEVIH
- a CDS encoding thiamine-phosphate kinase, whose amino-acid sequence is MNKEDFFIKQFISNTKLIGDDGAVIGKWVYSNDAFFENVHFKKEWMSLKQIARKAMLVNISDAIAMNAKPKYALLTVAIPKDYTKSDLKSLAKGFKEVAKEFNLEIIGGDTISNEKLDISVTIISKTKKPILRSGIKKDDLLCYTGTLGTSKRDLEKLFKKEKLSKESKFIRPKLHGEFFYKISKYVNASMDISDGLFFELERMSKQSSVGFEFFYKIDKEIGCSGEEYELLFSFEEKYKEKIEKIAKKYDVPLTIFAKAVKGKYSCECANHHF